Proteins co-encoded in one Pithys albifrons albifrons isolate INPA30051 chromosome 14, PitAlb_v1, whole genome shotgun sequence genomic window:
- the FOXO4 gene encoding forkhead box protein O4, with protein MAEPGGAAAPPDIDPDFEPQSRPRSCTWPLPRPEAEAGGAAGAAEEGAGGAAAAGPGRAEGARAGGAAARKGGSRRNAWGNQSYAELISQAIESAPEKRLTLAQIYEWMVRSVPYFKDKGDSNSSAGWKNSIRHNLSLHSKFIKVHNEATGKSSWWMLNPEGGKSGKAPRRRAASMDNSSKLAKVRGKASRKKPPLQSAPESSADSPGSQFPKWPGSPSSRSNEDSDVWNTFRPRTSSNASTISARLSPILTEQDDLHDEELLPALVYSSASSNVPPTVTEELELIDGLNLMSPSSAVLSTQQSASGGQIQRDSSFALQSPSAAGQTFGNSLFNPVDISLQSSVSHFSAPQTLEALLTPSSPPPRDVMMTQVDPVLPQTGNRMSSRTLLLLGGQAAQSKMSSGNPRGKPAEQQAEPVGASVLPSTLPIVTSQNTASITSLKAPVSATAAQSVQLGSPVLLSSASPAPLGLNQDRLPNDLDFDMYMENLECDMDYIINSELMDGEGLDFNFEPILPTPSYPSTSQASNHTWVPS; from the exons ATGGCGGAGCCGGGCGGGGCTGCGGCGCCGCCGGACATCGACCCCGACTTCGAGCCGCAGAGCCGCCCGCGCTCCTGCACCTGGCCCCTGCCGCGGCCCGAGGCGGaggcgggcggcgcggcgggcgcggcggaGGAGGGagcgggcggcgcggcggccgcggggcccGGGCGGGCCGAGGgggcgcgggcgggcggcgcggcggcgCGGAAGGGCGGCTCCCGGCGCAACGCCTGGGGCAACCAGTCCTACGCCGAGCTCATCAGCCAGGCCATCGAGAGCGCCCCCGAGAAGCGGCTCACGCTGGCGCAGATCTACGAGTGGATGGTGCGCTCCGTCCCCTACTTCAAGGACAAGGGCGACAGCAACAGCTCCGCCGGCTGGAAG aactcTATTCGACATaacctgtccctgcacagcaagTTTATTAAAGTCCATAATGAAGCCACAGGGAAAAGCTCCTGGTGGATGCTTAATCCTGAGGGGGGTAAAAGTGGAAAAGCACCAAGAAGAAGAGCTGCCTCCATGGACAACAGCAGCAAACTTGCAAAAGTCAGAGGTAAAGCATCCAGGAAGAAACCTCCTCTTCAGTCTGCACCAGAATCCTCTGCTGACAGTCCTGGCTCCCAATTTCCTAAGTGGCCTGGGAGCCCATCCTCGAGAAGCAACGAGGACTCTGATGTGTGGAACACCTTCCGGCCTCGGACCAGCTCCAATGCAAGCACCATCAGTGCCAGGCTCTCTCCGATCCTGACGGAGCAGGATGACCTCCATGATGAAGAGCTGCTTCCTGCTCTAGTGTACTCCAGTGCATCCAGCAACGTTCCACCAACTGTGACCGAGGAGCTTGAGCTCATTGATGGGTTAAATTTGATgtctcccagctcagctgtgctttcTACCCAGCAATCTGCCTCAGGTGGTCAGATCCAGAGAGATTCCAGCTTTGCCTTGCAGAGCCCAAGTGCAGCTGGTCAGACTTTTGGCAATTCCCTGTTTAACCCTGTTGATATTTCACTGCAAAGTTCTGTCAGCCATTTCTCTGCCCCTCAGACCTTGGAAGCTCTTCTGACACCCAGCTCTCCACCTCCAAGGGATGTTATGATGACTCAGGTGGATCCAGTTCTCCCACAGACTGGTAACAGGATGAGCAGCCGAACTCTTCTGCTTCTGGGTGGACAAGCTGCCCAGAGTAAGATGAGCTCAGGCAACCCCCGAGGAaagcctgcagagcagcaggcagagccagTTGGTGCCAGTGTTTTGCCATCAACACTTCCCATAGTGACATCTCAAAACACTGCCAGCATCACTAGTTTGAAGGCTCCAGTTTCTGCAACAGCTGCCCAGTCAGTCCAGCTGGGCAGTCCAGTGCTTCTTTcatctgccagccctgctcccctgggattgaaccaggacaggctgcccaATGACCTGGACTTTGACATGTACATGGAGAACCTTGAATGTGATATGGATTACATAATCAACAGTGAACTCATGGATGGAGAAGGACTGGACTTTAATTTTGAACCCATTCTGCCTACTCCCAGCTATCCCAGCACCTCGCAGGCCTCCAACCACACCTGGGTACCAAGTTAA
- the LOC139678530 gene encoding sestrin-3-like isoform X1 produces MIVCPQSVEHPRGSRCQRLPGQVVKMSGSDPECPQFLFVKVLASRGRLEAVTQQMGYHPQYLESFLKMQHYLMHMDGPLPFDCRHYIAIMAAARHQCRYLVNLHVLQFLRAGGDPQWLRGLEFIPPKLRNLSEINKILAHRPWLITKEHIEKLLKISEWSWSLAELVHAVVLLAHCHALASFVFGCGCEQDEGLGGRGSLKPLSVGSQCFCEATAGNSCSQELLRINRKRSLDSCMELDSLRERMQRIQVETEGREEMRLLQQDREEGLSPLADPDGEVTGATNLACYTQDPDFGYQDFARRDEDQTQVFRVQDYSWEDHGFSLVNRLYSDIGHLLDEKFRMVDGLQSSAMAKRQGCEPSVFKRGIWNYIHCMFGIRYDDYDYAEVNQLLERMLKVYIKTVTCYPEKTNSEMFDRFWKQFKHSEKVHVNLLILEARMQAELLYALQAITQYMIS; encoded by the exons ATGATCGTGTGTCCCCAGAGCGTGGAGCACCCCCGAGGAAGCCGATGCCAGCGGCTGCCCGGGCAG GTAGTGAAGATGTCCGGCAGCGACCCTGAGTGCCCCCAGTTCCTCTTTGTGAAGGTGCTGGCGAGCCGGGGACGGCTGGAGGCAGTGACACAGCAGATGGGCTACCACCCACAGTACCTCGAGAGCTTCCTTAAGATGCAGCACTACCTGATGCACATGGATGGCCCACTGCCCTTTGACTGCCGGCACTACATCGCCATCATG GCAGCTGCCCGGCACCAGTGCCGGTACCTGGTGAACCTGCACGTGCTGCAGTTCCTGCGGGCAGGGGGTGACCCTCAGTGGCTGCGTGGCCTCGAATTCATCCCCCCCAAACTCCGCAACCTCAGTGAGATCAACAAGATCCTGGCACACCGGCCGTGGCTCATCACCAAGGAGCACATTGAG AAGCTGTTGAAGATCAGTGAGTGGAGCTGGtcactggcagagctggtgcaCGCCGTTGTCCTGCTGGCACACTGCCATGCGCTCGCCAGCTTTGTCTTCGGCTGTGGCTGTGAGCAGGAcgaggggctggggggccgAGGCTCCCTGAAGCCCCTGTCAGTCGGGAGTCAGTGCTTCTGCGAAGCCACTGCCGGCAACAGCtgcagccaggagctgctgcgCATCAACCGCAAGCGG TCCTTGGACTCCTGTATGGAGCTGGATTCCCTCCGGGAACGCATGCAACGGATTCAAGTGGAGAccgagggcagggaggagatgaggctgctgcagcaggaccgAGAGGAAG GGCTCTCCCCTCTTGCAGATCCTGACGGGGAAGTTACTGGTGCCACCAACCTTGCATGCTACACACAGGACCCTGACTTTGGATACCAGGACTTTGCTCGGCGCGATGAGGATCAGACGCAGGTATTCAGAGTCCAG GATTACTCCTGGGAAGACCATGGCTTCTCACTGGTCAACCGGCTCTACTCTGACATCGGACATCTCCTGGATGAGAAGTTCAGGATGGTGGATGGTTtgcaaagcagtgccatggccaagcggCAGGGCTGTGAACCCTCTGTTTTCAAGCGTGGCATCTGGAACTACATCCACTGCATGTTTGGCATTAG GTACGATGATTATGACTATGCAGAAGTGAATCAGCTCCTGGAGCGAATGCTCAAAGTTTACATTAAAACTGTAACCTGCTACCCAGAGAAGACAAACTCAGAAATGTTTGACAGGTTCTGGAAGCAGTTCAAGCACAGTGAAAAG GTCCACGTGAACCTGCTCATCCTGGAGGCCCggatgcaggcagagctgctgtacGCATTGCAGGCCATCACCCAGTACATGATCTCCTAG
- the LOC139678530 gene encoding sestrin-3-like isoform X2, whose translation MIVCPQSVEHPRGSRCQRLPGQVVKMSGSDPECPQFLFVKVLASRGRLEAVTQQMGYHPQYLESFLKMQHYLMHMDGPLPFDCRHYIAIMAAARHQCRYLVNLHVLQFLRAGGDPQWLRGLEFIPPKLRNLSEINKILAHRPWLITKEHIEKLLKISEWSWSLAELVHAVVLLAHCHALASFVFGCGCEQDEGLGGRGSLKPLSVGSQCFCEATAGNSCSQELLRINRKRSLDSCMELDSLRERMQRIQVETEGREEMRLLQQDREEDPDGEVTGATNLACYTQDPDFGYQDFARRDEDQTQVFRVQDYSWEDHGFSLVNRLYSDIGHLLDEKFRMVDGLQSSAMAKRQGCEPSVFKRGIWNYIHCMFGIRYDDYDYAEVNQLLERMLKVYIKTVTCYPEKTNSEMFDRFWKQFKHSEKVHVNLLILEARMQAELLYALQAITQYMIS comes from the exons ATGATCGTGTGTCCCCAGAGCGTGGAGCACCCCCGAGGAAGCCGATGCCAGCGGCTGCCCGGGCAG GTAGTGAAGATGTCCGGCAGCGACCCTGAGTGCCCCCAGTTCCTCTTTGTGAAGGTGCTGGCGAGCCGGGGACGGCTGGAGGCAGTGACACAGCAGATGGGCTACCACCCACAGTACCTCGAGAGCTTCCTTAAGATGCAGCACTACCTGATGCACATGGATGGCCCACTGCCCTTTGACTGCCGGCACTACATCGCCATCATG GCAGCTGCCCGGCACCAGTGCCGGTACCTGGTGAACCTGCACGTGCTGCAGTTCCTGCGGGCAGGGGGTGACCCTCAGTGGCTGCGTGGCCTCGAATTCATCCCCCCCAAACTCCGCAACCTCAGTGAGATCAACAAGATCCTGGCACACCGGCCGTGGCTCATCACCAAGGAGCACATTGAG AAGCTGTTGAAGATCAGTGAGTGGAGCTGGtcactggcagagctggtgcaCGCCGTTGTCCTGCTGGCACACTGCCATGCGCTCGCCAGCTTTGTCTTCGGCTGTGGCTGTGAGCAGGAcgaggggctggggggccgAGGCTCCCTGAAGCCCCTGTCAGTCGGGAGTCAGTGCTTCTGCGAAGCCACTGCCGGCAACAGCtgcagccaggagctgctgcgCATCAACCGCAAGCGG TCCTTGGACTCCTGTATGGAGCTGGATTCCCTCCGGGAACGCATGCAACGGATTCAAGTGGAGAccgagggcagggaggagatgaggctgctgcagcaggaccgAGAGGAAG ATCCTGACGGGGAAGTTACTGGTGCCACCAACCTTGCATGCTACACACAGGACCCTGACTTTGGATACCAGGACTTTGCTCGGCGCGATGAGGATCAGACGCAGGTATTCAGAGTCCAG GATTACTCCTGGGAAGACCATGGCTTCTCACTGGTCAACCGGCTCTACTCTGACATCGGACATCTCCTGGATGAGAAGTTCAGGATGGTGGATGGTTtgcaaagcagtgccatggccaagcggCAGGGCTGTGAACCCTCTGTTTTCAAGCGTGGCATCTGGAACTACATCCACTGCATGTTTGGCATTAG GTACGATGATTATGACTATGCAGAAGTGAATCAGCTCCTGGAGCGAATGCTCAAAGTTTACATTAAAACTGTAACCTGCTACCCAGAGAAGACAAACTCAGAAATGTTTGACAGGTTCTGGAAGCAGTTCAAGCACAGTGAAAAG GTCCACGTGAACCTGCTCATCCTGGAGGCCCggatgcaggcagagctgctgtacGCATTGCAGGCCATCACCCAGTACATGATCTCCTAG
- the LOC139678530 gene encoding sestrin-3-like isoform X3: MSGSDPECPQFLFVKVLASRGRLEAVTQQMGYHPQYLESFLKMQHYLMHMDGPLPFDCRHYIAIMAAARHQCRYLVNLHVLQFLRAGGDPQWLRGLEFIPPKLRNLSEINKILAHRPWLITKEHIEKLLKISEWSWSLAELVHAVVLLAHCHALASFVFGCGCEQDEGLGGRGSLKPLSVGSQCFCEATAGNSCSQELLRINRKRSLDSCMELDSLRERMQRIQVETEGREEMRLLQQDREEGLSPLADPDGEVTGATNLACYTQDPDFGYQDFARRDEDQTQVFRVQDYSWEDHGFSLVNRLYSDIGHLLDEKFRMVDGLQSSAMAKRQGCEPSVFKRGIWNYIHCMFGIRYDDYDYAEVNQLLERMLKVYIKTVTCYPEKTNSEMFDRFWKQFKHSEKVHVNLLILEARMQAELLYALQAITQYMIS; this comes from the exons ATGTCCGGCAGCGACCCTGAGTGCCCCCAGTTCCTCTTTGTGAAGGTGCTGGCGAGCCGGGGACGGCTGGAGGCAGTGACACAGCAGATGGGCTACCACCCACAGTACCTCGAGAGCTTCCTTAAGATGCAGCACTACCTGATGCACATGGATGGCCCACTGCCCTTTGACTGCCGGCACTACATCGCCATCATG GCAGCTGCCCGGCACCAGTGCCGGTACCTGGTGAACCTGCACGTGCTGCAGTTCCTGCGGGCAGGGGGTGACCCTCAGTGGCTGCGTGGCCTCGAATTCATCCCCCCCAAACTCCGCAACCTCAGTGAGATCAACAAGATCCTGGCACACCGGCCGTGGCTCATCACCAAGGAGCACATTGAG AAGCTGTTGAAGATCAGTGAGTGGAGCTGGtcactggcagagctggtgcaCGCCGTTGTCCTGCTGGCACACTGCCATGCGCTCGCCAGCTTTGTCTTCGGCTGTGGCTGTGAGCAGGAcgaggggctggggggccgAGGCTCCCTGAAGCCCCTGTCAGTCGGGAGTCAGTGCTTCTGCGAAGCCACTGCCGGCAACAGCtgcagccaggagctgctgcgCATCAACCGCAAGCGG TCCTTGGACTCCTGTATGGAGCTGGATTCCCTCCGGGAACGCATGCAACGGATTCAAGTGGAGAccgagggcagggaggagatgaggctgctgcagcaggaccgAGAGGAAG GGCTCTCCCCTCTTGCAGATCCTGACGGGGAAGTTACTGGTGCCACCAACCTTGCATGCTACACACAGGACCCTGACTTTGGATACCAGGACTTTGCTCGGCGCGATGAGGATCAGACGCAGGTATTCAGAGTCCAG GATTACTCCTGGGAAGACCATGGCTTCTCACTGGTCAACCGGCTCTACTCTGACATCGGACATCTCCTGGATGAGAAGTTCAGGATGGTGGATGGTTtgcaaagcagtgccatggccaagcggCAGGGCTGTGAACCCTCTGTTTTCAAGCGTGGCATCTGGAACTACATCCACTGCATGTTTGGCATTAG GTACGATGATTATGACTATGCAGAAGTGAATCAGCTCCTGGAGCGAATGCTCAAAGTTTACATTAAAACTGTAACCTGCTACCCAGAGAAGACAAACTCAGAAATGTTTGACAGGTTCTGGAAGCAGTTCAAGCACAGTGAAAAG GTCCACGTGAACCTGCTCATCCTGGAGGCCCggatgcaggcagagctgctgtacGCATTGCAGGCCATCACCCAGTACATGATCTCCTAG